The following proteins are co-located in the Shumkonia mesophila genome:
- a CDS encoding response regulator → MKSCLVVDDSRVIRKVARNILEDLGFEVSEAANGQEALDVCRAKAFDSILLDWYMPVMNGIEFLKALRALPTGKGPIVVFCTTENDISHIQAAIEAGANEYVMKPFDSEIIQAKFAQVGLL, encoded by the coding sequence ATGAAATCATGTTTGGTCGTCGATGATTCGAGAGTGATCCGAAAGGTGGCGAGAAACATTCTCGAAGACCTCGGATTTGAGGTCAGCGAAGCGGCGAACGGCCAGGAAGCCCTGGACGTCTGCAGGGCGAAGGCATTCGATTCCATTCTGCTCGACTGGTACATGCCGGTGATGAACGGGATCGAATTCCTGAAGGCCTTGCGGGCTCTACCCACCGGCAAGGGACCGATCGTCGTGTTCTGCACGACCGAGAATGACATCAGCCACATCCAGGCGGCCATCGAGGCCGGCGCCAACGAGTACGTCATGAAGCCGTTCGACAGCGAGATCATTCAAGCCAAGTTTGCCCAGGTCGGCTTGCTTTGA
- a CDS encoding protein-glutamate methylesterase/protein-glutamine glutaminase, which produces MDKGGPNTTTGRQAGDDPIRVMLVDDSAVVRGLITRMIEAETDIDVVASVGNGQLAVSGLARADADVVVLDIEMPVMDGLTALPKLLEIDPDVKVIMASTLTLRNAEVSIRALQAGAADYVPKPTATRDLSGGNDFRRELIEKIRSLGGARRKARAGRPSRRATPRTLLPKLPPKPIVLRAASTMSVDVLAIGSSTGGPQALLSLLRGIGPNLRVPTFITQHMPATFTAVLADHIARTTGLACAEAKDGEIAMAGRTYLAPGNFHMVIERKGVNVVVRLDSGPPENYCRPSVDPMLRSLARAYGGRVLTAILTGMGSDGLVGGRAVAAAGGTVIAQDEATSVVWGMPGAVATDGICSAVLPLSQIAPFVTKMIGRAR; this is translated from the coding sequence ATGGATAAGGGTGGGCCGAACACCACCACCGGACGGCAGGCCGGGGACGACCCGATTCGGGTCATGCTGGTCGACGATTCGGCAGTGGTGCGCGGCCTGATCACCCGCATGATCGAGGCCGAAACCGATATCGACGTGGTGGCTTCGGTCGGCAACGGGCAGCTTGCCGTCAGCGGGCTGGCGCGCGCCGATGCCGACGTCGTCGTTCTCGACATCGAAATGCCGGTCATGGACGGCCTCACGGCCTTGCCGAAGCTCCTGGAGATCGATCCCGACGTCAAGGTGATCATGGCCTCGACGCTGACGCTGCGCAACGCCGAGGTCAGCATCCGGGCGCTTCAGGCCGGTGCCGCCGACTATGTCCCGAAACCGACGGCGACCCGCGACCTCAGCGGCGGCAACGACTTCCGGCGCGAGCTGATCGAAAAGATCCGCAGTCTCGGCGGCGCGCGGAGAAAGGCCAGGGCCGGCCGGCCGTCCCGCCGCGCCACCCCGCGGACGCTCCTGCCGAAATTGCCGCCGAAACCGATCGTGTTGCGGGCCGCAAGCACGATGTCGGTGGATGTCCTGGCGATCGGCAGCTCGACCGGCGGGCCGCAGGCGCTGCTTTCGCTGCTGCGGGGCATCGGCCCCAACCTTCGGGTGCCGACCTTCATCACCCAGCACATGCCGGCCACCTTTACGGCGGTCCTGGCCGATCATATCGCCAGGACCACCGGCTTGGCCTGCGCCGAGGCCAAGGACGGCGAGATCGCGATGGCGGGCCGGACCTATCTGGCGCCGGGAAACTTTCACATGGTGATCGAGCGAAAGGGCGTGAATGTCGTGGTTCGCCTGGACAGCGGCCCGCCCGAAAACTATTGCCGTCCCTCCGTCGATCCGATGCTGCGCAGTTTGGCCCGGGCGTACGGGGGGCGCGTCCTCACGGCGATCCTGACGGGAATGGGCTCCGACGGGCTGGTCGGCGGGCGGGCGGTCGCCGCCGCCGGCGGCACCGTCATCGCCCAGGACGAGGCGACCAGC